The Arthrobacter sp. OAP107 DNA segment AGCCGCAGCGGCGCCTGCCCGGGTGCCGATCAGATAAAGTGTGCCGCAGTCCCGGATGAACCTCTTGGGATCAAATTCCTCGGATTCATCCTGGGGATCTAAGGCGGAAAGCACCTTCGGCGAGGACAGCGGGGCCACGGCAGCCGAGACACCAATCCACGAGTTGGAGGTATTTCTTGGATCGTCCTCCAGGATGCCCATCAAATCCGCCTGCCATCCCAAAGCTGCTTCCTTTCGGCTAAGGATTTCGAGCGCCTCTCGCGCCAAGACAGGGCTGGACGACCAGCGGCGAAACGCGCGGACTCCTTCACCAGACAAGGCAGCGGCGTGGAGAAGGCACTGCAGGATGATCAAAGAGCGCTTTTGCCACGCGGCGTTTTCACCCTTCATCTCGGTGTCCGCGGTGATAACCAGCGCGCGGCGGGTCGCGATGTCGGGGTTTTCACATCCGCGCACCGGTGACCAGCGGAGGGTGGACGGCAATCCGGACATTCCTTGTGGATCGAACACAGTGACCGGCCGGCCGCCGCCAGTAGCACGGGCTTTCATGGTGACGGCCAGGTTGTCAGCCCGTGTGGAGGTCGTCACCACAGCGCCCGGCGCATCGAGGATGGCGTTGATGACTACGTAAAGGCCCTTGCCTGAGCGAGGAGCACCCTGGATGACCATCGACTCTTCCGTGGAGACATGGATCGTGACGCCACGGGAACGGCCCAGCGTCCAAGCCACATCCTGGATCCGGGGCTTGGTCAGTCCGGGCCTAGTCACCTTCCCTCGTCTTCGGACAGCCCTGCTTCCAAAATCCTGCTGAATCTCAGCCCGCCGGGCGATGCCCTCGCGGTTCAGGATGTCCTGCCGCAACCATGCGCCGGATTGCTTCCATCTCCGCCAGAGCAAGACAGACCCGGCTGCGAGCGCAGCCAGTATCAGCAGCACGGGACCAACGACCCACCAGACGTCGTTTGTTCCGACGTCGCACTTCTGTGGTTCCCGAACGATCCAATCGATTCGGCCAGCGAAGAGCCCGACGGCGGCTGCAGGGTTGAATGGCGACGGTGTACTGCTGCCACAGTGCCAAGTCACGAGAAGATTTGCAGCCGCCTGAACCAGAAAGCAGAGGCAAATATAACCGGCGGTCGCTACAAGGCCAGCAGTGACCAAGGGGTTTTCGGTACCTCGACGGGAAGTCATGGGTTGCCTCAGATCATTCGGGCATCGGTGCCGAAGACTTCCAACTCATCGGTCGTCACGCGGTTCGCCACGATGAAGGACCGGTTGCCAACTTTCCAGAGTCCAACGCCCTTCGGGAGGTTCTCGACGTGCTCGCACTCGGCCTCCGACAGACCGAGTGCTTCCTTAGTCAGGCGCATGGCGTCGTGCTTCTGCCGGTAGATGATCCTGGTATCAGCTTCGGTGAGCAGGCCAAGGGCTTTTTGCCGATGGCCGCTGGTGCTGTCGCCGATTTCGTTCAGGTCAGCCACCTTGTGCATGATGAGCAGGTTCGCGATCCCGTATGTACGCGCCAGCCGCCACTGTTCACTCATTTTGGCGAGCATGTATGGGTCGGCCAGCATGCGCCAGCCTTCGTCGTATACGACAAGCCGTTTGCCGCCGTCGGGATTGGTGACGGCCGCCTCCAGCCAGGTAGCTCCGCACGCGGCTGCGAGCGCCAGCGCTTGTTCGGAGGCACCGATTAGTGCTGAAGTGTCCATGACCATCATGGGTGCGTCGGCGTCGAAGGCAACGGTGGAGGGAGCATCGAACATGCCTTCCAAATCGCCAGAGACTGTGCGCCGCAGCGAGTGGCTGACTGCCAGGCCGCCATCCTTGCCAACCAGCCCAATCGTTTCCTTGGAGGGATTAAGCAGGTGATCCAGGACCATCGGCAATGTGGGATTCGAGTTCTCTGCGACCGTCTCGGTCAGCGCCATGTCCAAGGCGGTATGCTCCACGGGGCGCAGGGGCGTACCCTGCCGCATTAGGGAGACCAACGCCACCAGAAGGTAACGACGGCGTTGACGAACCACTGCCTGCCACTGTGCCTCGGTCAGGGCACTGGACCGCGGTCCGGCGTCGAGTGGGTTAACACGCGCTGGGCGACCGGGGCCGACAGAAATGACCTTGCCGCCAACCGCGTTGGCGACGGCGACCCATTCACCTTTGGGATCGGAAGCAACGGCGGCCTTCCGCCCAAGCGTTATCGACCTGGCCACCAGGGATTTTCCGCACATGGACTTCCCGGTCCCCACCGTGCCGATGACAACGATGGACGGGCCACTGATGACGCCTTTGTCGTAAAGGATCCATGGGTCGTAGGAGAAAGCCCCCGAACCGAAGACGTCTGTGCCGATGTAGGTTCCTTCGTGGCCCAGTCCGGACTCCGTGATGAACGGGTAGGCTGCCGCAAAAGTCATGGTGGATGCGCGGTGTGGTGCCGGGCGCAGGCGGTGCGGACCCCGCAGGGAGTTCCGTTCCCGGCTCCCCCAGTCGCCGCCGCGCTCGCTGTCATCCAGCCGGGCGCCGAACTTCTCCCCCAAGGTCCTAAACAGGGCGGAGCGGTTTTCGGCGTGCGCCTCGAGCCGGGGTCGTTCCTTCGGTCCTCTTCGCTTGGTGCCTGAAGGCAGGTACTGAACGGCATGCATGGAGCGCCTCATCGCAGCCCCCTTCCGAACGGGAGAGCCCCTGCCACGAACGCCGCCCATTGTTGGCCGGCCAGTAGGCGCAATTCGACAAAGGCGCCCGCCGCGGCCGACTCCAGCTCTTGACGGTGGCGGGCAAGATCTTCAAGGGTTGTCCCAGTGATCGTCACGTACGCAGCAGGCCGAACATCGCCGTGGCCGGCGATGATCTCTTCCTCCCGCTGTGCGACTTCTTCTTCCTCAGCCTTTTGCTCGCGGGTAAGAGGCCTGTCGAAGCGCGTGTTGATCCGTCGCCGGGTCTCATGGGCTTCCTGGGCAGAGCGGATGTCTCGGAGTGCTTCAGTAGTCGGCACGGCGCGAATTACCTCAGTCACCGTATGGCGGAACTCACCGACGTAAATAAGCGGGTGAAGAAAGCCCGGAAAAACCTTCTGCCGCGGCCATTCGGCGATCCAGAACGTTTGATGGAAGCCGGTATCGGTCCGCACGTAGGTCCAGTGCTCCTCAACCGCCATGGGCGCCGCGAGGACGGTGGGAGCCAGGGAATCTGGCTCACTGTCGTGCCCTGTCAGTGTTGCGGCGACGACCGGGTGCTTGTCAGCCTTCGCTACAGCTGCAGGATCGAAGGCAGCACGAACGACGTCGAGAATGCTGCCCTCGGGCAGCCACTCTTCGACGCTGACGCTATGCGTTCCCAGGGCCGTGGTGATCGCCTCGACCTCTAGACGCAGCACCCGTTCGAGACCGACGAGCCCTCCTCCCGCCTCCCTGATCCGGCGTCGGGCCTTGGAAGTGTCCAGAACGATGGCGAGCAATAGTTCGTGACTCATCGCAGAGCCGGCCGCAGCGATCAGATCCTCGTACGAGCGTTCACCCCATGTGAGTTCTTCGGTATTGTCGGGTTGCCGCCCGACGGCGTGCTCATAAAAGTCGCGCAGGGCGGTGGCGGGATATGGGACCGTGCAGTCCTGGACGGCAATTCTGGCCACGCTGCTCCGCTGGGCGAGCCCTGCCTGCACTCTGGACCACGCCTGCACCGCCCAGGCTTTATCTTCGCCGTCCATCAGCGCGAATGACTTGGTGCTACAGCGCAGCACAGCTATTGCCTCCCCGCCACGGGAGTCCCAGATAAACGATTCCCCTCTGGAAGTGCGGCGCAGCTCCAGGTTCCCCAATCCACCGGGAAGCGCCAGCCGCCCAGCCAGGACAGGTCGCTCCGGCCGAAGTAGGAAGCGTGTCTGCTTGAGGGCAACCCTGTAAAAGAACAGCACGCCATGGCTGACCCACACCGGGTAGGGAATCCTTGAGTACTGCAGGAGTCCAAGAAGTATGAGGGCCAGCCACAACGGTCCCGAGCTGAATATGCCTACGGGTCCGTGGACTGCCGAAGCCACGCTGGCCACGAGAACACCGGCCGCGAGCAGGAGCAGTTGGTACCACTTCAGACCCATGAATAGCCCGCGTCGCTCGTACCGGGGGAATTTGACGGCCTCGAGGGCCCGTGAGTTTTCAGGCATGGTCATCCCTGTCAATCGGAGGCTTGGCGGTGGTTTGGGGACGAAGAGGAGCGGACGGTGCAGTCACCGTTGGGGAAACAGCGCTGGCGGCCGACGGCGTCGGCGTCGGATGTGACTCGCTGCGCTCGCCTTTTCGAGCAGTTGGCGAGCTGCCCAGCAACGGTCCTGGGGTTACCTCAGAAGACTCCCTCACGTCACTTCGGGCTCGCGGAAGCGGCGCCCCCTGAGGCGGCGTACCGCCGTCGAGCATTAAGGCAGTCGCGTTCCCGCCGGAAGCCCCCGTCGGCGAAGAGCCCGTTATTTGACCCGGCAACGGCACTCTTGGCGGCAGAGCGCGCGTGGGGAACTGTGTCTTGCTCGACTGGATCGGGCGACTCATGGCAGAGCGGCTGGCCAATGCCGCGAGGGTGAAGCGGCCGCCGGTCTGTCGGCTGATCTGCCGGGCGGCAAAACCGGAACTCCGGGAAAGTACGTGGCCGCCGCCAGCTGTTTGTGCGGCGGCGGCCAGCTCACCGCCGGCGAAACTAACTAGGCGCAAGGCCATCAGCGGTGCGCCGCAGGCCAAGGCCATGCCTACGACACCAGCGCTAAGTCCGGCGAATGACTTCGACTCGGCGAAGAGCTTGATGGCCACGGCCAACACGGTTGCGGCGAGAGGCTTGGCTATGAGCAGGGCGACGACGATCTCGCCCCACCTTCGTGCCCATGAATGCGTCTTCTCCCAGGGCATGAGCATGAGAGCGACAGGGGCTACGGCCGCGAGCAGGATGAGCGCGAAGGACCGAAAGATCATCGAGCACATCAGGATGAACGCGAGAATCCAGACGACGATGACGGCCATAGCCGTGACGACGGCTGCTCCCCCAGCGCCGCCACTCGATCCGGGGGCCAACGAGACGACGTTCCAGTCCCTCCCAGAGTCTTTGGGTGCTTTCTCGAAGCCGAACAGCCGCATAAACAGGACATAGGGATCCGTATCCAGGGTGTCCAAGAGCGCGGTGGCGGCGTCATCACCGACCTTGGTGAGCTGGCGAACCAGGTAAACAGCACCGGCGACCATGGGAACGGCGACGGCACCACCAACCAAAGCCCGCACCAAACGGCGCGGCTGCTGGCTGATCAGGCCCGACAATAGCTGGAGGATCATGGCAATGACGAGCGGTGTCATCATGACGACGACCCAACAGTTCGTCAGTCCCACCACGGAATCCCACTGGGAATCATCGACGTCCGAGACACCAAATGCACCAGTGATGAAGGACCAGATCCACGAAGCGACGTTCTCGAGAACGCTCGCAAAGAACGAGGTGATGGAGCTCTGGACACCGTCGTTCGCTTGGGAGACGAGACCACAGCCGGGCGGCCACCATCCATTCAGATCACACTGAACCGGCATTATCGATGCGACCTAGAACCCGAGCGGGAACGCCGTCTGGGACCACAGGATGTAGCCGTTGATGCCGCCCAGAATGGCAGCCACAGGTCCGGTCCAGAGCAAGATCATGCCGCCGCCTGACGCCAATCGCGAGGACTGGCTCAGCTTGCCCGCCAGGAGCATCGCGGCTCCGATTATCGCCACGATGGCGATCACTATGAAGGCGCCGACCAGGATGCCGCCACCGATCTGTTTGAGCGAATCAAGAAATGGGAAATCTGCGTTTGGGGTGATGCCAGGATCCACCGCTGCGAGAAACATCGGGCACTCCGTCTGTCGTTTTCCATGGGAATGAGCAGATTGGCTCACGAGTTCATGGAGGCGGTGACAGTGGGCTACATGACTAGTCGTAATTTCTGCAGATCTAGACCTAACGGTCTCTCCCAGCACTGACCCTGCAACCTCGGACGGGCCGCAAGCTGACCGTGTTCGAATATATGTTCTAAGATTGGTCTTGTGATCAAGAGTGGTTCCCCTGACGACATCGAGCGGATGATGGCCCGCTTGGACGCCAACAAGAGCCGGCCGATTGATGACCCTGCTCCGGTCAGAGACTTCCCCAAGTATGGCCGCCCGCTGGTCTATGTGAGCGGCATCTACGGTAAGGCTGTGGCGTGGACGCACACCTATGGCCTGATCGAGTGGCTGGATCCGTCCGGCAAGTACCACATGGGCTGGGCGCACTCGTCGAGCATCAAGAGGGTCACTCCTGAGGAGTGGAAAGGTAAGAGCGGCCTGTAGCGGCTACCCCTTCAGATCACGCAAGTGCACGAGAGCAAAAGGAGTGTCCCAATCGGGCTCGGGACTTCCAGGCGTCATTTTCTCCTCTGGCAGTCAAACGCCCTTGCCAATACTGGTCACTCCGCCCTTATCGGAGTCCGGAAAGATCAGTCATCGAATGGCAGTCCCGGGTGCGCAACACACCAACTCCCCGGTGTCCAGCTCTGGCTGTAGATGCCATCCAGTTCTGATACACCGACGTTGCTCGCACCGTCCCGATCCAAGACGGCGTGTATCTTGAGCGGCGATATCGAATGCAACACTTCAAGCGCAATATCTAGTTCCAGTGCGTCCGCCTGCACGAGTGACTGGGTCTGCTGGGGCGTGAGGCCGCGGACGTTCAACTGAAGCGGGACAGCCCGAGGCCCGGTCAGGGTGACGCCATCGCTGGGTCGCTGATAGCCAAAGGTTTGTGTACCTGTGGGGACAGTCGCATGCTCGCTCGGCGGTTTGATGTCCAAGTCGTACTTCTCGCCCTCAATTGTGACCTTTCCCCGCATTCCGTGTGCGGGGAGCGTGACGATGTCATGGCCGTTGTGCTCCACGTAGATCTTGATCTGGCCTGAGCACGTCAACTCTTCAGTGCTCTTACCAAGCTGTGCTGGAGGGAAGTACTCGCCATGAAGTCGTGCTTCCAAAACAACGATTTGCGGTAGACGAACCGCCGGGATCAGCAGGCGTAGTAGCTCGTCACGTCGCGCAGTCCTTGTACCCGTGCCTTCCCGCATCGGAACTTCCAAGCTTGGGTTTGGGCTGCCGGTCTTCACTACGTACGGGGCACGATCTGATGCAAATGCGACGGCAACAACGTGCTCACCATCTTCACCGACGGGGACCGAGATATGACGGACCATTTCCGGAGGAATCTGGTCGAACTTGGGCGTGATCTGCGACCACCAGTCGTGAATGTCGGTCCCCGAAACGTCGTGAATTTGTGCAGTGTTTTCATCGATGCCGATGATGTAGACTACCGGATCTCCTCCAGCACGGTTGAGGCTTCCGGCTAACTGCCGCGCCTTACTATCCTGCGGCCAGGTGCGCTTGCACTCGATGTGATCGTTTTCAACCTGTTGGCCAGCCCGGATTCGATCTACGGCGGAGATTACTCTGGCTTCAAGGTCAATTGCGCGCATGTACCAACGCTACCGAACAGCGCCGACGATTTCGGTCCTAGCGCTGACCGTGCACTAGTGATTCCTTGGTATTTTGACGACTCATCCAGAAACAGAATGCCGGGGTGCGCCCAGGGGCGACGCAGGCCCGATGCGAGACAGGGCCGATAGCAGCGGACCGCGTCCTCGCGTGGAGTTGATTTCCGCAGGACAGTCACGTCAGCAGATCAAAGTACGCCGTATCCGAATTCCAGGTGATCGGGTGCAGCAACGTGCCGACCGCAGGATTGAGCGCGCTGTACATCTTGCCGTCGCCGGCGTAAATACCTACGTGTCCCCAGTTGGTCGGCCCCTGCGCATTCTGGACCACTAGGTCTCCCGGCTGCGGCGCGCGAGTCCTTACGCCCACCCTCCACTGCTCCACGCGTGGCAGATTGATTCCTGCCTGGCGATATATCCACTGGACATAGCCTGAGCAGTCCCACGCCTTGAACGCTGTGCCGCCCCACACGTATTTGCCGCCCACACCTTCTCGTGTGAACCGCAGAATATCCTTTCGGATCTGGCTGAGATTCGTGTGCTGGAGTTTTGGCTGTGGCGCGCTCGCCGTTTCGATGCAGGTAGTTACGGCAGCACCGCCGTCGAGTGCATCTACTATGGCGGATGCCTCGGGCTCCCATCGGGCATATAGTTCTGGAAACGCCGACACTTGGACGGCCTGTGCAGCCTGCCCTTTGCTCATGGAATGCCAGCCCGGGATGTCCAGCAACCCGCGAGGGCTGCCGTGATTTGGTCCGCTTGGACCGCCATAGAACGCTCGGACGTTATACGCGGGATCCATCAGCTGCTCGATAGTTCCCCAGCCGGCCGCCGGACGTTGTTGGGCGGTGCCAAGAGAATCATGGTCGCTGCCGACGCCGTCATGTGGGAATCGTAGCGAGGCAGGAACGTTCGAGTTCGCCAGCACTCTGAGACTGGATTCCTGCAAAGCCATCATGATCGCGATGATCTGGCCATCGCGAGGTACGCTCAATTGTTTTCCGACTGAGATGTACTGCCCTGCAACGACAGATTGCCGGGCAGACAGACTCGCTGGACCTTGGCTGTCAGAATCAACGCTCAGTGGATCGGTCCCCGGCCCGTCGGAAGGACATATAGGCGAGTCGCCCCCAGGAATGATCCCGAGCGCTGCCACGCAGGCGGAAAATGCCAGAGCACCAGCCACAACCAGCCCTGTGGCAGCTGCCGCCGACGCCCGAAAAATCAGACGGCGCTTGGCCAGGGCCGCAACAATGGCAGGTGCCGCCATCAGTAGACGATCCTATTTGCCGCAGCGTAGAACCCGACCATAACGCAATGATCCTGAGGGGCTGTGTCGGCCGGCGGACAGTTCATCATGACGCTCACGGGCGCTGTGTAAATGTTCCGGGAAGAGCTCGTTTGGTCCAGAACGCGAAGGGAGACAGTGCACACGTGTAGTCCCGCCCAGGGCGCCGGCCGCTCCCGCACCTTCGCCAACTCGAAGTCGCACCGCAGCGATTGGACCGCCGCGGTTCGGTGGGCCTGCTGTCCGACAAGGGAAGCATAAGTGCCGGCGTTTATCCCCGTGGCTTCGAACTCTTGCACCAACACCGTAAGAGGATTGGATCCGTCCGGCAGCACATTCCACCAGTTGCGAAGCTGTGAGTAGACGTCTGAGTACGAGGAGGTGCGGGTGTCCCACGTGTAGATCGTCTTGGCTGCCGCGGAGGCGAGCTTGCGATAGTCGGTGGTCCGGGGTGAGGCTGACATATCGCTGCCTTTGATGGTGGGAGTCGACGACGGAGCTACCGCCGTCGTCGCGCTCGAGGTGCTCGTCGCGACGTCTGGAGCCAACTCCGTCGGCCGTTGCGGATCCGGTTCCGCGACAGGCATTTGTGTAGGACCCGATAGGACGAAGACGACCGTGGCTAAGGCCGCCAGGACGATGACGATGAACCACCACCGACGCCTGCTGCTAGAACCAGAGAACGAGTAAAGTCGCGGCAACCACATATCAGCCTCCTCACCTGCTCATCGCAAGATGACTGGCCACCGACATGATCAGCGCACGCGTTGCATGCCAGCACGAATAATCCGCCACGAGGCTTGATACAGCCGTCGGGCGAATCCGATTTGAACGGCCACATACCGTTCGGTCACGTCAAGCTCTGTGGCCAATGCTGCCAATGCCCGGGCCCGTTCTGGCCCTCGGAGTCCTGGACGAACAATGGTGGCGGCAGTTCGTCGAAGCACAGGGGTTGGCAGGCATGCTGCGGCCTGCTCGCACACGTCGCTGATGGTGAAGACGGCCGTTTGTTCAACCTCCAGTGCGTGCTCGACGGTCCTCGCCGTCTGACGGACCACCGTCACTGCACGCCACCGGCGGCGGTCCTGGTTCGACGGTAGACCATACTGACGAGGTCCAGCGAGACTACCCACGGCAAGTTCCCACACTCCCGGAGGAACGCTCGAACGCGTCAGCTCGATGATCGTCCGAGCCCAGTCCTGATCAACATATTTCTCTGCACTTCGGTCCCTGCCCCGGTCAAAACCGAGAAAGGCCGCAGCAGCCACCGACGCCGACCCATCAGCGCCGTCAGGTTCCATGAGGAGAGGAAGCGTTTGATGGGTCAGTTCGCGGCGGACGTACGCGGCGCACACATTGCAACAAACGCCCTGCACCCAGGCGGCGAATGGAACGCCGGGAAGCTGGCGGTATCGGCCCCGCGTTACTCCGTCCCACACGGCGACTCGAATGTCTTGCAATACGTCGTCAGCGTCGGACGCCCTGCCAATGCGAGAGAGGTGCGACATCACGTATCCGCGTACGCTGTCGACTGCGACCATGATCTGATCCACTGGAACTGCGAGCGCGTCGGGCTCCGGAGCCCTGCGCAGGGAGACATCAACGTAAATCTTGGTTGCTTGTTCGTTCTGGGCTTGATCTGCCCTGGTTTCGACTCTCATGGTCTTCACCGCTTCGAGTAGACAATCCAATGAGTCCGGCGCAATTATCAAGTCAGGCGCCTCGGGTGCGGCGGTCAAGAACCAAGGCCAACCACAACTACGAAAAGACTATGGAAACTATTGTCAAAGATACTTAAAGTAACGTCAAGACTCCGAGACTTACTTTTTGTGCGGCCTTCGATAAGAATGGTCGTATGCCTAGGATTACCCAGCCGCACGACGAAGCATGGTCTGCCGACGTCGAGGCTGCTGTGGCAACGTTCGGCAACAGGGCTCGCAACGAAATACTCCGCTACCTTTCCGCCCACGGCCCCGCCACCCGAGGTGACATTGTGGCGTCAGTCAGTGCTGGCGAACCCAGCGTTGCGAAGCATTTGCTTGCGCTGGAGGAGTCCGGTGCCGTCGTCGTTGATGTGGAACCAGGCCGGCGGCATGGCCGCTCACCACGGTATTCAACAAATCCCGCACGAATCAGGGAACTGTTGGCTGCCCATCTTGAGTATCTTCTGGAGGACTAGCGGCCGCCTGCTCACCTTCGGGATGCCGCCCAATGTCTCTATTCAAGTACTCAGAGATGGCCCTCAAAGTCTCGGGTGATACGTCCCCCAAGGTTCGGGCGGCGAAGGACTTTACGCGGGCCGCCCGGAGCGATTTAACAAATTCAAGCTGCGAGTCGATGCGCTCGGGCAGTTCAGTATCGTCGTCGATCAGATACGAGGGATTGACCTTGAAAATGCTGCATAGCCCGGAGAGCAGAACCGGGTCGCTAACCAGACGGCCAGTCCCCTCTTTCATATAGAACCACCGCGCTCGGGAGAGCTTGATCCCCCTAGCCGCAAGCTCGGCCTGAACTTCCCTAAACGTCACCGGCTTCCCCCGCTCGGCGACCGCCGCGTCCAGCAAAAGGTTTAGCCGCCGCGCCAGCTGAGCTTGAGGGGACAACGCATCGCCGCGCCCAGACTCGGCACCCCGCATTGCCCACACTCCTCGTTCAGCGGACGGGGGCCAGTTGGCTTGGTCAAGGCCTGAGACTCCCCTCCGCCCCAGTATTCCCTGAGTCGTTTGACTCGGCAATCAACTGCTCGATCCGCCCGTCGAGGTAAGAGATCAACACGAGACCAGACGATGGCCGCAAGGGTAAGCCCCGAATCTCTGGAGAAGCCAGATCCTGCCACATCCTGAGAACAGCCTGCGGCAACACCCCATGGGCATCCAGATGGAAGCAGACCTCCGTCAGCACGTCTTTCAGCGCACGCAGAAGCTCCGTTTGTTCTTCCTTTGAGTCGCAGCCCCAGTAGCGCTCGGCACGGACTATTGCTGCCGCCTCCAGGAAGGCCTTTATCTGTGGATGGTCATCCATGACATCCTCCTTGCTCGGAAGGCACCATCAGCCCATCAGCTGGCGGTTCCGATGCATCATTTCCCCGGCGAGCCTCTTCCAACATGATCAGGGCGAGAGTAACCTGCTGCTGTAGACCCGTCTACGGCAGCAGGTCTCACATACTTCTTGGGTTGTGGTCTCTCCATGTCGAACATCCTGATGAACCGAACGCGAAGCCAAATCATCCGCTTCCTTCTGAGGAACGGCCCGTCGACCTGTGGCCAAATCGGAACGGGACTCCGCGCTTCCCCGTCCACGATTCGCCGGCAGCTCACGCTCCTGGGACATGCCGGCCTCGTACAGCGGTCGTCCAATCAATTCGACGCCTCGGCCGAGGAAGTCCAGCGACAGGTGGAGGCCCTCGCGGATAGCTTCAGCGCCCAGATCATGCCGACCGTCGGCTCGTCGCCGATGAACTAAGAACCGAGCTGGCCATCGTGCTGGCAAGCACGACGGAGACCCAGATGTCCTCACTTCCAAAACGCAGTCGAAGCATCGACACCGCAGACGAAACATGACTAACGCCAAAAGAAATCTGTGCGCTGCTGCAGATCCCTGAGCAGACCTTCTACCAGTGGCGCACCAAGCATGTGGGACCGCGGGCGTATCGCATTGGCCGCCATCTTCGAATCAGCCGCAGCGACTTTGCCGCCTGGCTCGCCCTGCACGCCGAGGAATAACGTGCCCGGTCATGCAGTCGGCGGCCACCCCGTCCATGAGCTAGAGCAGGACCCACAACGGGCGCCGCTCCACGATGACGAGGGGATCGAAGACGGCATGAAACTCGAATTCTTCGAACCAGCCGAGGCTGCTTCGGTTCTAAAGTGTTCAGAGGCCTGGCTCCGGGACGGGGCTGCAAAGGGCGAGTTCCCCCACTCTGTTTGGGGCAAGGGGAAGATCGTGTTTACGTCAGTGCACTTGAAAGAGATTGCGCTGTTGCGTGAAGTCCGGAGGACCGCGCAATCGCCAACGTCCGTCAGGGTAATTGGAACCCGGGCGCAGGCACGGCAGAAAACCTCCTAGCTGCCGGGGTCCACTTAGCTGCGCCAGATGGCGGCGGAGCGTTCCACTGCATCGGCGGCGTCCTGGAGGGCCTGCGGCATCAGGTGCCCGTACACCTGTTCCGTTGTTCGAGTGGATGCATGCCCGAGCCGCCGGGACACTGTGAACAATGAAACGCCATCTTGAATCAGCCAGGACGCATGCGTGTGGCGCAGATCGTGGATGCGGGGTTCCTTGGTGAGCCCCCTGGCCCGGGCCGCCTTCACAGCAGGAACCCAGTAGTGATGCCAGTAGAGCTTGTGAATAATCCGTTCACCCTTGGGCGTGGTAAACAGAAGGTCCTTACCAGGACGGCTGGCTACCAGGGGAACAAGAACGTCCACCAGATGTGGGTTGAGTGAGACTGTCCTCTTCCCGGCACCCGTCTTTGTCGCGCCGATGTAGTACTCCGAATCTTTCCCCCGCTTCCACGCTTTGTTGATCCGGATCGTCGGCGGCTTGGACATGAGGTCGACGTCGGCCACGGTTACAGCAGTTGCCTCGCCGAATCTCGTTCCGGTCATGACCAGGAACTCAGTGAAAGCCTTGTACCTCTCCCCCATACCCTCGAGGATGAGCCCGAACTCC contains these protein-coding regions:
- a CDS encoding helix-turn-helix transcriptional regulator; this translates as MPRITQPHDEAWSADVEAAVATFGNRARNEILRYLSAHGPATRGDIVASVSAGEPSVAKHLLALEESGAVVVDVEPGRRHGRSPRYSTNPARIRELLAAHLEYLLED
- a CDS encoding winged helix-turn-helix domain-containing protein, whose amino-acid sequence is MNRTRSQIIRFLLRNGPSTCGQIGTGLRASPSTIRRQLTLLGHAGLVQRSSNQFDASAEEVQRQVEALADSFSAQIMPTVGSSPMN